A single Fusobacterium hominis DNA region contains:
- a CDS encoding acyl-CoA dehydrogenase, translating into MEFNIPKTHELFRQMIREFAEKEVKPLAAEVDEEERFPVETVKKMAEIGIMGIPIPKEYGGAGGDNVMYAMAVEELSRVCATTGVIVSAHTSLGTWPILKFGTEEQKQKYLPKLASGEWIGAFGLTEPNAGTDAAGQQTTAVLDETTNEWIINGSKIFITNAGYADVYVIFAMTDKSLGLKGISAFIIEATTPGFTIGKKEKKLGIKGSSTCELIFEDARIPKENLLGQVGKGFKIAMMTLDGGRIGIASQALGIAQGALDETVNYVKERKQFKRAIAQFQNTQFQLADLEVKIEASRLLVYKAAWRESNNLPYTVDAARAKLFAAETAMEVTTKAVQLHGGYGYTREYPVERMMRDAKITEIYEGTSEVQRMVISGNLLRK; encoded by the coding sequence ATGGAATTTAATATACCAAAAACACATGAACTTTTCAGACAAATGATAAGAGAATTTGCTGAAAAAGAGGTAAAACCTCTAGCCGCTGAGGTTGATGAAGAAGAAAGATTTCCAGTTGAAACAGTTAAAAAAATGGCTGAAATTGGAATAATGGGAATCCCTATTCCAAAGGAATATGGAGGAGCAGGTGGAGACAACGTTATGTATGCTATGGCTGTAGAAGAACTTTCTAGAGTTTGTGCTACTACAGGAGTTATTGTTTCTGCACACACTTCATTAGGAACTTGGCCAATATTAAAATTTGGTACAGAGGAACAAAAACAAAAATATCTTCCAAAATTAGCAAGTGGGGAATGGATAGGAGCATTTGGATTAACTGAACCAAACGCAGGAACAGATGCTGCTGGACAACAAACAACTGCTGTTTTAGATGAAACAACAAATGAATGGATAATAAACGGTTCTAAAATATTCATAACAAATGCAGGATATGCAGATGTATATGTAATATTTGCAATGACAGATAAATCATTAGGACTAAAAGGAATATCAGCTTTCATTATTGAAGCTACAACACCAGGATTTACAATCGGTAAAAAAGAGAAAAAACTTGGAATAAAAGGATCTTCAACATGCGAACTAATATTTGAAGATGCAAGAATACCAAAAGAAAACTTACTAGGACAAGTAGGAAAAGGATTTAAAATTGCAATGATGACTCTTGATGGAGGAAGAATAGGAATAGCTTCTCAAGCATTAGGAATCGCGCAAGGTGCATTAGATGAAACTGTAAACTATGTAAAAGAAAGAAAACAATTCAAAAGAGCAATAGCTCAATTCCAAAATACTCAATTCCAATTAGCAGACTTAGAAGTTAAAATTGAAGCTTCAAGATTACTAGTATATAAAGCTGCATGGAGAGAAAGTAATAACTTACCATATACAGTAGACGCAGCAAGAGCAAAACTATTTGCAGCAGAAACAGCTATGGAAGTAACTACAAAAGCAGTTCAATTACATGGTGGATATGGATACACAAGAGAATATCCAGTTGAAAGAATGATGAGAGATGCTAAGATTACTGAAATCTATGAAGGAACATCAGAAGTTCAAAGAATGGTAATCTCAGGAAATCTTTTAAGAAAATAA
- a CDS encoding GntP family permease, with product MLGILIGLILLVFLSYKGYSIIWVAPVSALVVALFGFGFDGNKLLDAYVVNYMGSLAGFTQSWFPLFFLGAVFGKLMDITGSAKAVAQLLVRLIGAKRALLSVIVSCAVLTYGGVSLFVVVFAIYPLAISLFREANIPRRLIPGAIALGAFTFTMTAFPGSPQLNNIIAGKYFHTSPYAAPLLGIIGGLIMLVGGYLYLIWKEHKLIANGEHFTEPDEDFSTTNNGKLPNSYLSLIPLLVVVISLYLISHSGVAITPASILSLLCGNIAVMLLHLDKIKSFTTAFNEGGSGAVIAILNTAAAVGFGGVVRVVPGFQSLTHFLLGIKASPLISEGLAITLLAGATGSSSGGMGIALEALAPQYIQIAAQQGINIEVFHRVATIASGGLDSLPHCGAVLTLLAVTKMTHKDSYNDIGMVSCVIPVIALIVVIGLGMIGVV from the coding sequence ATGTTAGGTATACTTATTGGATTAATCCTATTGGTTTTTCTGTCATATAAGGGATATTCGATCATATGGGTTGCACCTGTATCTGCACTTGTTGTAGCTCTCTTTGGATTTGGATTTGACGGTAACAAACTTTTAGATGCCTATGTTGTTAATTATATGGGATCACTTGCAGGATTTACACAATCTTGGTTTCCATTATTCTTTTTAGGAGCAGTTTTTGGAAAGCTTATGGATATTACTGGATCAGCAAAAGCTGTTGCTCAATTATTGGTTAGATTAATCGGAGCTAAAAGAGCTCTATTGTCTGTTATTGTAAGCTGCGCTGTTCTTACTTACGGAGGTGTCAGCCTTTTTGTAGTTGTATTTGCTATATATCCACTTGCAATTTCATTATTTAGAGAAGCTAATATTCCAAGAAGACTTATTCCTGGAGCTATTGCACTAGGTGCATTTACATTTACTATGACTGCATTCCCTGGAAGTCCTCAATTAAACAATATCATAGCTGGAAAATATTTCCATACATCACCTTATGCAGCACCATTACTAGGAATAATTGGTGGACTTATTATGCTTGTTGGTGGATATTTATATTTAATTTGGAAAGAACATAAATTAATAGCTAATGGAGAACATTTTACAGAACCTGATGAGGATTTTTCTACTACAAATAATGGTAAATTACCTAACTCGTATTTATCACTTATTCCTTTATTAGTTGTTGTTATATCACTATATTTAATAAGTCATTCAGGAGTAGCAATTACTCCAGCTAGTATATTATCTCTTTTATGTGGTAATATAGCTGTAATGTTATTACATTTAGATAAAATAAAATCTTTTACAACTGCATTTAATGAAGGTGGATCTGGAGCAGTTATCGCAATCTTAAATACTGCTGCCGCTGTTGGTTTTGGTGGAGTAGTTAGAGTAGTACCTGGTTTCCAATCACTTACACACTTTTTACTTGGAATTAAAGCAAGTCCTCTTATTTCAGAAGGATTGGCAATTACATTACTTGCAGGTGCAACTGGATCATCATCTGGTGGAATGGGTATAGCTTTAGAAGCATTAGCCCCTCAATATATACAAATAGCTGCACAACAAGGAATAAATATAGAAGTTTTCCATAGAGTTGCAACTATTGCATCTGGTGGACTTGATTCATTACCACACTGTGGAGCAGTATTAACACTACTTGCTGTTACTAAAATGACTCATAAAGATTCTTATAACGATATTGGAATGGTTTCATGTGTAATACCTGTAATCGCTCTTATAGTAGTTATTGGATTAGGAATGATAGGAGTAGTTTAA
- a CDS encoding electron transfer flavoprotein subunit beta/FixA family protein has translation MKIVVCIKQVPDTTEIKLDPVTGTLIRDGVPSIMNPDDKAGLEEALRLKDKYNAHVTVITMGPPQAEAILREAFAMGADRAILLTDRKFGGADTLATSKTIAAALRKIDADLVIAGRQAIDGDTAQVGPQIAEHLGLPQVSYVKEMVYDEKDNSLTIKRVVEDGYYKLNVQLPALVTVLSEANSPRYMRVRGIVEAFDRPIETWTFDDIEINPEVIGLKGSPTKVKKSFTKGAKQAGKVFELGTKESVELIIEKLKEKFVI, from the coding sequence ATGAAAATAGTAGTTTGTATAAAGCAAGTTCCAGATACTACTGAGATCAAATTAGATCCAGTTACAGGAACATTAATAAGAGATGGAGTTCCTAGTATAATGAACCCAGATGATAAAGCTGGATTAGAAGAAGCACTAAGATTAAAAGATAAATATAATGCTCACGTAACAGTAATAACAATGGGACCACCTCAAGCTGAAGCAATATTAAGAGAAGCTTTTGCAATGGGTGCAGATAGAGCAATATTATTAACAGATAGAAAATTTGGAGGAGCAGATACACTTGCAACTTCAAAAACAATAGCAGCAGCATTAAGAAAAATAGATGCAGATCTAGTAATCGCAGGTAGACAAGCAATAGATGGAGATACTGCGCAAGTAGGACCACAAATTGCAGAACACTTAGGACTACCTCAAGTTTCTTACGTAAAAGAAATGGTATACGATGAAAAAGATAATAGCTTAACAATAAAAAGAGTTGTAGAAGATGGATATTATAAATTAAATGTTCAACTTCCAGCACTAGTAACTGTATTAAGCGAAGCTAACTCACCAAGATACATGAGAGTAAGAGGAATCGTAGAAGCATTTGACAGACCAATAGAAACTTGGACATTCGATGACATCGAAATCAATCCTGAAGTTATAGGATTAAAAGGATCACCTACAAAAGTTAAGAAATCATTTACTAAAGGTGCTAAACAAGCAGGAAAAGTATTTGAATTAGGAACTAAAGAATCAGTAGAATTGATAATTGAAAAATTAAAAGAGAAGTTTGTTATCTAA
- a CDS encoding tRNA1(Val) (adenine(37)-N6)-methyltransferase, whose translation MINEQNFETIINLLNKNMKIIQRTDHFSFSIDSLLISEFATITRTTKNILDLGTGNGVIPMFMSKKTKAHIYGIEIQEISSDLAKRNIALNNLESQITIINDDMKNWKKYFRANSMDLVISNPPFFKFSGAEKQLNNLDQLTLARHEISIDLDSLVQTASSLLKDRGYFAMVHRVDRMIEIIETMKKYEIEPKKIQFCYSKLGKEGKILLIEGIKYGSKGGLRVLPPLIAHNDNGEYSDTVLKMFE comes from the coding sequence ATGATAAATGAACAAAATTTTGAAACTATTATTAATCTTTTAAATAAAAATATGAAAATAATTCAAAGAACCGACCATTTTTCTTTTAGTATCGATTCTCTATTAATTTCTGAATTTGCCACTATTACAAGAACTACAAAAAATATTTTAGATCTTGGAACTGGAAATGGGGTTATTCCCATGTTTATGTCTAAAAAAACAAAAGCACATATATACGGAATTGAAATACAAGAAATTTCTAGTGATCTAGCTAAAAGAAATATTGCTCTTAATAATTTAGAATCCCAAATTACTATAATAAATGATGATATGAAAAATTGGAAAAAATATTTTAGAGCAAATTCAATGGATTTAGTAATTTCAAATCCACCATTTTTCAAATTTTCAGGTGCAGAAAAACAATTAAATAATTTAGATCAACTTACTTTAGCAAGACATGAAATTTCTATTGATTTAGATTCACTTGTTCAAACTGCAAGCTCTTTATTAAAAGATAGAGGATATTTTGCTATGGTACATAGAGTTGATAGAATGATTGAAATAATTGAAACTATGAAAAAATATGAAATTGAACCTAAAAAAATTCAATTTTGTTATTCAAAGTTAGGAAAAGAAGGAAAAATTCTTTTAATTGAAGGAATAAAATATGGTAGCAAGGGAGGACTCCGTGTATTGCCACCTCTTATTGCTCATAATGATAATGGAGAATACTCAGATACAGTTTTAAAAATGTTTGAATAG
- a CDS encoding LysR family transcriptional regulator, whose amino-acid sequence MNIKSLTYFIEVAKEKSFTKASKNLFVCQSALSKSIKNFEFELDITLIDRTSKEFKLTPEGEIFYENGLIALKHINEQLSMLLDSVSLEKGKINVGVPPVISTIYFTSIIQQFRAAYPSIELNVIEAGANTVKSKVESGQIDIGVVILPFSSENFDVTKIFEAEIVAVVNKAHPLAKKDEISLIDIKDEPFISLNETYMLHDIIISKCAEAGFTPNTIYKSSQWDFIAELVALNQGITILPKPILSKFHSKNIKTLKIKDGFPWNIAFVVRKDKYISKAIKLFIDFTKEIEL is encoded by the coding sequence ATGAACATAAAATCATTAACTTATTTTATTGAAGTTGCAAAAGAAAAAAGCTTTACAAAAGCGTCTAAGAACCTATTTGTTTGTCAATCTGCTTTGAGTAAATCTATTAAAAATTTTGAGTTTGAGTTAGATATAACTCTTATCGATCGTACATCCAAAGAGTTTAAACTAACACCTGAAGGAGAAATTTTTTATGAAAATGGACTTATAGCCCTTAAACATATAAACGAGCAATTATCAATGCTTTTAGATTCTGTTAGTCTTGAAAAAGGAAAAATAAATGTAGGAGTTCCTCCTGTAATAAGTACTATTTATTTCACATCTATCATTCAACAATTTAGAGCAGCATATCCATCAATTGAATTGAACGTAATCGAAGCAGGTGCAAATACTGTAAAAAGCAAAGTTGAGAGCGGACAAATTGATATCGGTGTTGTTATCCTTCCCTTCTCATCTGAAAATTTCGATGTTACAAAAATATTTGAAGCTGAAATAGTAGCGGTTGTTAACAAAGCTCATCCTCTTGCTAAAAAGGATGAAATATCCCTTATAGATATAAAAGATGAACCATTTATATCATTAAATGAGACATATATGCTTCATGATATAATTATATCTAAATGTGCTGAAGCTGGTTTTACTCCAAATACTATCTATAAAAGTTCACAATGGGATTTTATTGCAGAATTAGTTGCTTTAAATCAAGGGATTACAATACTACCAAAACCTATTTTAAGTAAATTTCATTCAAAAAATATAAAAACTTTAAAAATAAAAGATGGATTTCCTTGGAATATTGCTTTTGTTGTTAGAAAAGATAAATATATTTCTAAAGCTATTAAGCTATTCATTGATTTTACTAAGGAGATCGAATTATAG
- a CDS encoding MaoC family dehydratase, with product MRFEDLKVGMKASVAKTITEGDVTLYAGLTLDINPAHLNEEYAKTTMFKHRIAHGMLTAGLVSAVLGTKLPGEGSIYMGQEMMFTAPVYFGDTITATAEIIELIPEKNRVILSTICTNQDGKVVLKGQAKIMKK from the coding sequence ATGAGATTTGAAGATTTAAAAGTAGGAATGAAAGCATCAGTAGCTAAAACAATAACAGAAGGTGACGTAACATTATATGCAGGATTAACTTTAGATATAAATCCAGCTCACCTAAATGAAGAATATGCAAAGACAACAATGTTTAAACATAGAATTGCACATGGAATGTTAACTGCTGGACTTGTGTCAGCTGTATTAGGAACAAAACTTCCAGGAGAAGGAAGTATATATATGGGTCAAGAAATGATGTTTACTGCTCCAGTTTATTTTGGAGATACAATAACAGCAACAGCAGAAATTATCGAATTAATTCCAGAAAAAAATAGAGTAATTCTTTCAACAATATGTACAAATCAAGATGGAAAAGTAGTATTAAAAGGTCAAGCTAAAATAATGAAAAAATAG
- a CDS encoding acyl CoA:acetate/3-ketoacid CoA transferase has translation MAQFIKANEVPELIKDGMTVFLDGFVGIGIPEELYIAVEKSFLEKGTPKNLNIMFAAGFGNSKTGTGLNRFAHKGMIKRVIGGHWGLAPNLGNLVNSNDIQGYNFPQGVIAQMFRDIAANKPGTISHVGLGTFVDPDLQGGKLNSITKEDIVEKLHLNGRDVLFFKGQKGDIALLKGTTSDCEGNISMEEEPLTLETLSIAMAIKNNGGKVIVQVKKKLEEGYIQPKEVRIPGILVDYVVVAENPENHKQTLLVDYNPEYVTRKNEAPSIKEVAKLDERKIVARRCAMLLNRDQKILNYGIGMPEMIANVLNEEQQEEYFIPTVEPGAIGGTPEGGLNFGASIYPRATVDQPYQFDFYDGGGIDAAFLGLAQCDRNGNINVSKFGPKIAGCGGFINITQNAKSVVFCGTFTAGGLDVEVKDGKLVINQDGKIKKFISDVEQITFSGDVARQNNKKVIYVTERAVFELTKDGVVLTEIAPGVDLEKHILNQMDFKPIISENLKLMDERIFRDEKMGLVL, from the coding sequence ATGGCTCAATTTATTAAAGCAAATGAAGTACCAGAATTAATAAAAGATGGAATGACTGTATTTTTAGATGGATTTGTAGGAATAGGAATACCTGAAGAATTATACATCGCTGTGGAAAAATCATTTTTAGAGAAAGGAACTCCTAAAAATCTAAATATCATGTTTGCAGCTGGATTTGGAAATTCTAAAACAGGAACAGGATTAAATAGATTTGCTCATAAAGGAATGATTAAAAGAGTTATAGGAGGACACTGGGGACTTGCACCAAATTTAGGAAATTTAGTAAATAGCAATGATATCCAAGGATACAATTTTCCACAAGGCGTTATTGCACAAATGTTTAGAGATATTGCTGCAAATAAGCCTGGAACAATTTCTCATGTAGGATTAGGAACATTTGTTGATCCTGATTTACAAGGCGGAAAATTAAACTCAATTACTAAAGAAGATATAGTTGAAAAATTGCATCTAAATGGTAGAGATGTATTATTTTTCAAAGGACAAAAAGGGGATATAGCCCTATTAAAAGGAACAACTTCAGATTGTGAAGGAAATATTTCAATGGAAGAAGAACCATTGACACTTGAAACTTTATCTATTGCTATGGCTATAAAAAATAATGGTGGAAAAGTAATAGTACAAGTTAAAAAGAAATTAGAAGAAGGATATATTCAACCTAAAGAAGTAAGAATACCTGGAATTTTAGTGGACTATGTAGTGGTTGCAGAAAATCCTGAAAACCATAAGCAAACTTTATTAGTTGATTATAATCCTGAATATGTAACAAGAAAAAATGAGGCACCTAGTATAAAAGAGGTAGCAAAACTTGATGAGAGAAAAATAGTAGCTAGAAGATGTGCTATGCTTTTAAATAGAGATCAAAAAATTCTAAACTATGGAATAGGAATGCCTGAAATGATTGCTAATGTTTTAAATGAAGAGCAACAAGAAGAATATTTTATTCCTACTGTTGAACCAGGAGCTATAGGTGGAACTCCAGAAGGAGGATTAAACTTTGGAGCTTCAATTTATCCAAGAGCAACTGTAGATCAACCATATCAATTTGATTTTTATGATGGTGGTGGAATTGATGCTGCATTTTTAGGACTTGCACAATGTGATAGAAATGGTAATATAAACGTTTCAAAATTTGGTCCTAAAATAGCAGGTTGTGGAGGATTTATAAATATTACTCAAAATGCAAAATCAGTTGTATTTTGTGGAACATTTACTGCTGGTGGATTAGATGTAGAAGTAAAAGATGGAAAATTAGTTATCAATCAAGATGGAAAAATTAAAAAATTCATATCTGATGTAGAACAAATTACTTTCAGTGGAGATGTAGCTAGACAAAATAATAAAAAAGTTATCTATGTTACTGAAAGAGCTGTTTTTGAATTGACAAAAGATGGAGTAGTTTTAACAGAAATTGCCCCAGGAGTAGATCTTGAGAAACATATTCTAAATCAAATGGATTTTAAACCGATTATTTCTGAAAATTTAAAATTAATGGATGAAAGAATTTTTAGAGATGAAAAAATGGGACTAGTTTTATAG
- a CDS encoding electron transfer flavoprotein subunit alpha/FixB family protein, translating into MNLNDYKGILVFAEQRDGILQNVGLELVGKAKELAQTLEAPVTAVVIGHNIEKLADTLGEYGADKVIVVDQERLAMYDTEAYAQVFKAIIDAKKPEIVLFGATTLGRDLAPRVSSRMDTGLTADCTKLEVNPETKGLEMTRPAFGGNLMATIICPDHRPQMSTVRPGVMQKAPKVEGRKAEVEKFDVKLDTSKMKVKVLEVVKETKNKVDISEAKILVSGGRGIGSAENFAALESVAKELGATVSASRAAVDAGFISHDRQVGQTGKTVRPDIYFACGISGAIQHVAGMEESDYIVAINKDKEAPIFNIADLGIVGDANKIAVQLLEALKKSKEAK; encoded by the coding sequence ATGAATTTGAATGATTATAAAGGAATATTAGTATTTGCAGAACAAAGAGATGGAATACTTCAAAATGTTGGGCTAGAACTAGTAGGAAAAGCTAAAGAACTTGCTCAAACATTAGAAGCACCAGTAACAGCAGTAGTAATAGGACATAATATAGAAAAATTAGCAGACACATTAGGAGAATACGGAGCAGACAAAGTAATCGTAGTAGATCAAGAAAGATTAGCTATGTATGATACAGAAGCTTATGCGCAAGTATTTAAAGCAATAATAGATGCTAAAAAACCTGAAATAGTTCTATTTGGAGCTACAACATTAGGAAGAGACTTAGCACCAAGAGTATCATCAAGAATGGATACAGGATTGACAGCAGACTGTACAAAACTAGAAGTAAATCCAGAAACAAAAGGGCTTGAAATGACAAGACCAGCATTTGGTGGAAACTTAATGGCAACAATAATATGTCCAGACCATAGACCACAAATGTCAACAGTAAGACCAGGAGTTATGCAAAAAGCTCCAAAAGTAGAAGGAAGAAAAGCAGAAGTAGAAAAATTTGATGTAAAATTAGATACATCAAAAATGAAAGTAAAAGTACTAGAAGTAGTAAAAGAAACAAAAAATAAAGTAGATATTTCAGAAGCAAAAATACTTGTATCTGGAGGAAGAGGAATAGGATCAGCAGAAAACTTTGCAGCTTTAGAATCAGTAGCAAAAGAATTAGGAGCTACAGTATCAGCATCGAGAGCAGCAGTAGATGCAGGATTTATATCACACGATAGACAAGTAGGACAAACAGGAAAAACAGTAAGACCTGATATTTATTTTGCTTGTGGAATATCAGGAGCAATTCAACACGTAGCAGGAATGGAAGAATCAGACTACATAGTAGCAATAAATAAAGATAAAGAAGCACCAATATTTAACATAGCAGATTTAGGAATAGTAGGAGACGCTAACAAAATAGCAGTTCAATTACTAGAAGCATTAAAAAAATCTAAAGAAGCAAAATAA
- a CDS encoding DUF1904 domain-containing protein: MPHLKIRGMAKEPIIKNSKELIDGLTNIVKCDRTWFTIEHIETEYIFDGKIIDGYTFVELFWFERTPEVKKEVANFITKFIKNINGNKDCCVIFFPMKGENYCDNGEFF, from the coding sequence ATGCCACATTTAAAAATTAGAGGAATGGCCAAAGAGCCAATTATTAAAAATAGTAAGGAACTTATTGACGGACTTACTAACATTGTAAAATGTGACAGAACTTGGTTTACAATAGAACATATTGAAACTGAGTATATTTTTGATGGAAAAATTATAGATGGATATACTTTCGTCGAATTATTTTGGTTCGAACGTACTCCAGAAGTAAAAAAAGAAGTTGCTAACTTCATTACTAAATTTATTAAAAATATCAATGGAAATAAAGATTGCTGCGTTATATTTTTTCCAATGAAAGGAGAAAATTATTGCGACAATGGTGAGTTTTTCTAA
- the lnu(C) gene encoding lincosamide nucleotidyltransferase Lnu(C) yields MVNITDVKQILQFAIDAEIKVFLDGGWGVDALLGYQSRAHNDIDIFVEKNDYQNFIEIMKANGFYEIKMEYTTLNHTVWEDLKNRIIDLHCFEYTDEGEILYDGDCFPVETFSGKGRIEEIEVSCIEPYSQVMFHLGYEFDENDAHDVKLLCETFHIEIPNEYR; encoded by the coding sequence ATGGTCAATATAACAGATGTAAAACAGATTCTTCAATTTGCAATAGATGCGGAGATTAAAGTCTTTCTTGATGGTGGCTGGGGTGTAGATGCTCTTCTTGGATATCAGTCAAGAGCCCATAATGATATTGACATTTTTGTAGAAAAGAACGATTATCAGAACTTTATAGAAATAATGAAAGCTAATGGCTTTTATGAGATTAAGATGGAATATACAACATTGAACCATACTGTATGGGAAGATTTGAAAAACAGAATTATTGATTTGCATTGTTTTGAATATACGGACGAAGGTGAAATTCTTTATGATGGGGATTGTTTTCCGGTAGAAACTTTTTCGGGTAAAGGAAGAATTGAGGAAATAGAGGTTTCCTGTATTGAACCATATAGTCAAGTAATGTTCCATCTGGGATACGAGTTTGATGAAAATGATGCACATGATGTGAAGTTATTGTGTGAGACATTTCATATCGAAATTCCAAATGAGTATAGATAA
- a CDS encoding threonine/serine ThrE exporter family protein — protein sequence MEDLENKVLNLANKAGKIALENGAETYRVETIISKICKYFNLEPQCFVAITGIITSVRNQKGDSFCSVERVTSRTTNLNRVHMINNIVRNLNQYDFVELEKAVDDVKNVNRRYNKLINCMAYCLGAFFFTLLFNGQIPDAITASIGGGVIFIISDFATKLQSNSFFLNTLGGFLCTLISYMGVKLGITKTVSYSTIGTIMLLVPGIALTNAIRDMVAGDLLSGISRAVEAFLIGVALACGTGFALYLIYW from the coding sequence ATGGAAGATCTTGAAAATAAAGTTTTAAATCTGGCAAATAAAGCTGGAAAAATTGCTTTAGAAAATGGAGCTGAAACCTATAGAGTAGAAACTATTATTTCAAAAATCTGTAAATATTTTAATCTTGAACCTCAATGTTTTGTTGCCATTACAGGTATTATTACATCAGTACGAAATCAAAAAGGTGATTCTTTTTGTTCTGTAGAACGTGTAACCTCTAGAACAACAAATCTCAATAGAGTACATATGATTAATAATATTGTTAGAAATCTTAATCAATATGATTTTGTTGAGCTTGAAAAAGCAGTAGATGATGTAAAAAATGTTAATAGAAGATATAATAAATTAATAAACTGTATGGCATATTGCTTAGGAGCATTCTTTTTTACTCTTCTATTTAATGGACAAATTCCAGATGCTATCACTGCATCTATTGGTGGTGGTGTAATATTTATAATTTCAGATTTTGCAACAAAATTACAGTCAAATAGTTTCTTTTTAAATACTCTAGGTGGTTTTTTATGTACTCTCATATCCTATATGGGAGTTAAATTAGGTATTACTAAAACAGTTTCATATTCTACAATTGGAACTATTATGTTACTTGTTCCAGGTATTGCTCTTACCAATGCAATACGAGATATGGTTGCTGGAGATTTACTATCAGGTATATCTAGAGCTGTAGAAGCTTTTTTAATAGGTGTTGCCCTAGCTTGTGGAACAGGTTTTGCTTTGTATCTTATTTACTGGTAA
- a CDS encoding IS1595-like element ISSag10 family transposase — MPTIKDALDIIGKLTVAEQESLKTMLLSPAFVKSLNIEDFVAKERFANGRVCPLCGCIHVVRNGHRKDGTQRYVCKDCGKSFVIATNSIVSGTRKDLSVWEQYIDCMMNGLSIRKTAVACGIHRNTAFLWRHKILDALQNMADDVTLDGIIEADETFFAISYKGNHSKSKTFAMPRKAHKRGHSTHIRGLSQEKVCVPCAVNRNGLSISKITNTGRVSTRDLHHIYDGRIKTNSTLVTDKMNSYVRFTNANGIDLVQLKTGKAKKGIYNIQHINSYHSQLKRFMRGFNGVSTKYLNNYLVWNNLVNYAKESDMEKRNIFLTFVLATLKTAKCRDLSNRPAVPLVA, encoded by the coding sequence ATGCCTACTATCAAAGACGCATTAGATATTATCGGTAAGTTGACTGTCGCAGAGCAGGAAAGCCTTAAAACAATGCTTTTAAGTCCTGCCTTTGTAAAGTCTTTGAATATTGAAGATTTCGTAGCAAAGGAACGCTTTGCAAATGGTCGTGTATGCCCTCTTTGTGGCTGTATCCATGTGGTTCGCAATGGTCATCGTAAAGATGGCACACAGCGATATGTATGTAAGGATTGTGGCAAGTCCTTCGTGATTGCTACGAACTCCATTGTGTCTGGTACAAGAAAAGACTTGTCCGTGTGGGAGCAGTACATTGATTGTATGATGAATGGCTTATCCATTCGTAAGACTGCTGTTGCTTGTGGGATTCACAGAAACACCGCATTCCTTTGGAGACACAAGATTTTGGATGCACTTCAGAATATGGCAGACGATGTTACCCTTGACGGCATTATTGAGGCTGACGAAACTTTTTTCGCCATCTCGTACAAGGGCAATCATAGCAAGAGTAAGACATTTGCTATGCCACGCAAGGCTCATAAGCGTGGTCATTCTACACATATCAGAGGCTTGTCCCAAGAAAAGGTATGTGTTCCTTGTGCGGTTAATAGGAATGGCTTGTCTATCTCCAAGATTACGAATACTGGTAGAGTTTCTACAAGAGATTTACATCATATTTATGATGGTAGGATTAAGACCAATTCCACTCTTGTTACGGACAAGATGAACTCCTATGTGAGATTTACAAATGCCAATGGCATTGACCTTGTGCAGTTAAAGACTGGCAAAGCCAAGAAAGGCATTTATAATATCCAACATATCAATAGCTACCATAGCCAGCTAAAGAGGTTTATGCGTGGCTTTAACGGTGTTTCTACCAAGTATCTGAACAACTATCTTGTGTGGAATAACCTTGTAAATTACGCCAAAGAAAGCGACATGGAGAAAAGGAACATCTTCTTAACTTTCGTTTTGGCAACATTGAAAACTGCTAAATGCAGAGATTTATCAAACAGACCAGCAGTTCCTCTGGTCGCCTAA